A single region of the Salicibibacter cibi genome encodes:
- a CDS encoding ABC transporter permease/substrate-binding protein has product MTDAIRELLYLFADQQESLVESLWEHVQMSLISLLCAILIAVPLGIFLTRTRRLAEPVIGVAAILQTIPSLALLGFMIIFFGIGTVPAIIALTAYALLPILRNTYTGIREIDPSIKEAATGMGMSPARRLRKVELPMAMPVVMAGIRTSMVLIIGTATLAALIGAGGLGDLIMTGIQRADQSYILLGAIPAAILALLFDFVLRWTEKAKRSFMTFSIVMGAAFLIVIAPAIVSTQQEDIVVGGKLDAEPEILANMYKRLIEKNTDLSVDVQAGLGGTDIVFDALLVGDIDIYPEFTGTAYVDLLEEDPSGMNEEEVYEATKEGIEEAYNVIYLDPMAYNNTYALAVSETIGEEYELETVSDLESYQHALTAGFTFEFLDRPDDGYESVVDTYGFELADVNGLDPGLRSQAVEEGEVEVIDAYSTDAYLVEYDMIVLEDDEELFPPYQGAPLMREDVLHEHPELEEILNTLAGEISDEDMQEMNYLVDYEDANPEEVAEDYLQENGFLQ; this is encoded by the coding sequence ATGACAGATGCAATACGGGAGCTTTTATACCTATTCGCCGATCAACAAGAATCACTTGTAGAATCGCTCTGGGAACATGTGCAAATGTCTTTGATTTCCCTTTTATGCGCAATTCTCATTGCCGTTCCCCTCGGTATTTTCCTTACGCGCACACGACGGCTCGCCGAACCGGTCATTGGCGTTGCAGCTATCCTGCAGACAATCCCGAGCCTTGCGCTCCTCGGATTTATGATTATTTTTTTCGGGATCGGAACGGTGCCTGCCATTATCGCGCTTACCGCATATGCGCTTCTTCCGATACTCCGCAATACATACACGGGCATTCGCGAAATTGATCCGTCCATTAAGGAAGCGGCTACCGGAATGGGGATGAGTCCCGCGAGAAGACTTCGAAAAGTGGAATTGCCGATGGCAATGCCGGTTGTAATGGCAGGGATTCGCACATCAATGGTCCTGATCATCGGCACAGCCACATTGGCAGCCTTAATCGGTGCAGGCGGTCTTGGTGATTTGATTATGACCGGCATCCAGCGGGCGGATCAATCCTATATACTACTCGGGGCAATCCCAGCCGCGATATTAGCCTTACTGTTTGATTTTGTCTTACGGTGGACGGAAAAGGCAAAGCGTTCATTTATGACGTTCTCGATCGTTATGGGAGCTGCTTTCTTGATTGTGATTGCGCCGGCCATCGTGTCCACACAGCAAGAGGACATCGTTGTTGGCGGAAAACTTGATGCCGAACCGGAGATATTGGCCAATATGTACAAACGCTTGATCGAAAAAAATACTGATTTAAGTGTCGATGTACAGGCAGGGCTGGGCGGTACAGACATCGTGTTCGATGCCCTTCTTGTCGGAGATATCGACATTTATCCGGAATTCACGGGGACCGCTTATGTGGATCTTTTAGAGGAAGATCCATCGGGCATGAACGAAGAAGAAGTGTATGAAGCGACAAAAGAGGGAATAGAAGAAGCATACAATGTCATTTATCTCGATCCCATGGCTTACAATAATACGTATGCGTTAGCGGTAAGCGAAACCATCGGGGAAGAATATGAACTAGAGACGGTGTCTGATTTGGAATCCTATCAACATGCGTTGACTGCCGGTTTTACTTTTGAGTTTCTCGACCGGCCCGATGACGGGTATGAATCTGTTGTTGATACGTACGGGTTTGAATTGGCCGACGTGAATGGCCTCGATCCCGGACTTCGTTCGCAAGCCGTTGAAGAAGGGGAAGTGGAAGTCATCGATGCCTATTCCACAGATGCTTATCTCGTTGAATATGATATGATTGTTTTGGAGGATGATGAGGAATTATTCCCACCATATCAAGGAGCGCCTTTAATGCGAGAGGACGTTTTGCATGAGCATCCTGAATTGGAAGAGATTTTAAACACGCTCGCCGGGGAAATTAGCGATGAAGACATGCAAGAAATGAATTACCTCGTGGATTATGAGGATGCGAACCCGGAAGAAGTCGCGGAAGACTATTTACAAGAAAACGGGTTTTTGCAATAA
- the parC gene encoding DNA topoisomerase IV subunit A: protein MTEAEKYLDLPLEEVIGDRFGRYSKYIIQERALPDAKDGLKPVQRRILYAMVRDNNTADKPFRKAAKTVGNVIGNYHPHGDSSVYEALVRMSQPWKIRHGLVEMQGNNGSIDGDPPAAMRYTETRISALAQEMLRDIGKETVEFIPNFDDTDEEPVVLPAYFPNLLVNGSTGISSGYATDIPPHNLGEVTDAAIHLLDRPDCSLEEILSFIKGPDFPGGGTVQGTQNLKQAYETGKGKVVVRGTANIETLRGGKEQIVISEIPYEVVKAALVKRMDEIRFDKKIDGIAEVRDDTDRTGLQIVVELKKEADAQSILHYLYKHTDLQVTYHLNMVAIADKAPKLMGLKALLSAYIDHQKEVVINRSRYELDQATKRQHIVEGLMKAVSVLDELIALIRQSKDKADAKRNITNAFGFTDVQAEAIVNLQLYRLTNTDVATLEEEAEALKQTIQRLNEILGSSKKLVQTIKKELKQMKKKYADDRRTVIEEKVEELKVDMQVMVPAEEVIVTVSREGYVKRTSPRSYSASIDERPGMKDTDDLLFFEEMNTTDTLLLFTTQGRYVYIPVHQLPDIRWKDDGQHISNLVTLAANDGIVRAIPVRSFDEDRYLIFFTKNGMAKRSMLSDYQAQRFSNALVALKLKEGDTLLDVGLTDGSGDIFFATKQGYGLRFSESDINIVGQRAAGVKGIALKDGDEAVSAFAVPAENAASLFSVSHRGAIKKMTWDQFPRSSRAKRGLTMLRELKTNPHTLVSVIPADVNDTLMVKTEDNSIHAIPASGVRHYDRYQTGSYVIDTDASGIVRNVWAYIDHERPTE from the coding sequence GTGACTGAAGCTGAAAAATATTTGGACCTCCCGTTGGAAGAGGTCATTGGAGACCGGTTCGGCCGCTATAGCAAGTACATTATTCAGGAACGGGCTCTTCCGGATGCAAAAGATGGATTGAAACCTGTACAACGCCGGATTCTTTACGCCATGGTAAGAGACAACAATACCGCTGACAAACCTTTTCGCAAGGCGGCCAAAACGGTCGGGAATGTGATTGGCAACTATCACCCACATGGTGATTCTTCGGTTTACGAAGCATTGGTGCGCATGAGCCAACCCTGGAAAATTCGCCATGGCCTCGTGGAGATGCAAGGAAATAACGGCTCCATTGATGGGGACCCGCCGGCAGCTATGCGGTATACGGAAACCCGCATCTCTGCTTTAGCTCAAGAAATGCTTCGCGATATCGGGAAAGAGACGGTCGAGTTCATTCCGAATTTTGATGATACCGACGAAGAACCGGTCGTTCTGCCCGCTTATTTTCCAAATTTGCTCGTCAACGGATCCACCGGCATTTCTTCGGGCTATGCCACCGACATCCCTCCCCACAATCTTGGCGAGGTAACCGATGCGGCCATTCATTTGCTTGACCGGCCGGATTGCTCCCTCGAAGAAATTCTGTCCTTTATAAAAGGACCGGATTTTCCGGGTGGAGGAACCGTTCAAGGGACGCAAAACCTCAAGCAAGCCTATGAAACGGGCAAAGGGAAAGTCGTCGTACGGGGCACCGCGAACATCGAAACGTTGCGGGGCGGGAAGGAACAAATTGTCATTAGCGAGATTCCATATGAAGTGGTTAAGGCAGCCCTCGTGAAACGCATGGATGAAATTCGCTTTGATAAAAAAATTGATGGCATTGCGGAAGTTCGCGACGACACCGACCGCACCGGTTTGCAAATCGTTGTGGAGTTAAAAAAAGAAGCAGATGCACAAAGCATTTTGCATTACTTGTATAAGCATACGGACCTGCAAGTCACCTATCACTTGAACATGGTCGCGATCGCCGATAAAGCTCCGAAATTAATGGGATTAAAAGCATTATTATCCGCCTATATTGACCATCAAAAAGAAGTCGTAATTAATCGTAGCCGATATGAACTGGACCAAGCGACGAAGCGGCAACATATTGTGGAAGGGTTAATGAAAGCGGTCAGTGTGCTGGATGAACTTATCGCCCTTATCCGCCAATCGAAAGACAAGGCGGACGCGAAGCGAAATATCACCAACGCTTTCGGTTTCACCGACGTGCAAGCGGAGGCGATCGTAAATTTGCAGCTTTACCGTTTAACCAATACAGACGTTGCAACATTGGAGGAAGAAGCGGAAGCGTTAAAACAAACGATTCAACGCTTGAATGAAATTTTGGGAAGCTCTAAAAAGCTCGTCCAAACAATTAAAAAAGAATTAAAACAAATGAAGAAAAAATATGCGGATGACCGCCGAACAGTGATCGAAGAAAAGGTTGAAGAACTGAAAGTGGACATGCAAGTGATGGTCCCTGCCGAGGAAGTGATCGTAACGGTCTCCAGGGAGGGGTATGTTAAGCGCACGAGCCCACGTTCCTACAGTGCATCTATTGATGAGCGTCCGGGGATGAAAGACACGGATGACTTGCTATTTTTCGAGGAGATGAATACGACGGACACGTTACTGCTGTTCACTACACAAGGCCGTTATGTCTATATTCCCGTTCATCAACTCCCGGATATTCGCTGGAAAGACGACGGACAACATATCAGTAACCTTGTAACCCTTGCTGCGAATGACGGCATCGTACGCGCGATTCCGGTTCGTTCTTTCGATGAAGACCGTTACTTGATTTTCTTTACGAAAAACGGAATGGCCAAACGGTCGATGTTAAGCGATTATCAGGCACAGCGCTTCTCCAATGCGCTGGTCGCACTTAAGCTCAAGGAAGGGGATACGCTTCTTGATGTCGGACTTACGGATGGTTCCGGCGACATCTTTTTTGCCACGAAACAAGGGTATGGCCTTCGGTTTTCGGAATCGGATATTAATATTGTCGGGCAACGAGCTGCCGGCGTGAAAGGCATTGCGCTAAAAGACGGAGACGAAGCCGTGTCTGCGTTCGCTGTGCCTGCTGAGAATGCTGCATCCCTTTTTTCCGTTTCCCACCGGGGAGCAATAAAAAAGATGACGTGGGATCAATTCCCGAGAAGTTCCCGCGCGAAACGAGGCCTTACGATGTTGCGAGAGTTAAAAACGAATCCTC
- a CDS encoding CotD family spore coat protein: MGYNNFNNNHHCGNNHSQMKPMQHCQQKPVVLPAVVHPPKCNVTHSKQEYVVPEVHPSHTTHVHNDVYKHVHSYPHSQDQVADAHSEHFHCPPKQQHGYGQQCNRPW, translated from the coding sequence ATGGGTTATAATAATTTCAATAATAATCATCATTGCGGCAATAACCATTCGCAAATGAAACCGATGCAGCATTGCCAGCAAAAACCGGTTGTTTTGCCTGCCGTCGTCCATCCGCCGAAATGCAACGTCACACACAGCAAGCAGGAATATGTTGTGCCTGAAGTGCATCCGTCGCACACTACGCATGTTCACAATGACGTCTACAAACACGTACACAGTTATCCACACAGTCAGGATCAAGTTGCCGATGCGCACTCAGAGCATTTTCATTGCCCGCCGAAGCAACAACACGGGTATGGGCAACAGTGTAATCGTCCTTGGTAG
- a CDS encoding ribonuclease HI family protein: MTTAQVVHVYVDAACNGDPGTCGYGLFMKHPSGQVEREMEVSQLTHIHEAEFAALYEGLKWARRFGYHQGRFFTDSQLVFDAVNQGAVKRSRYKHFLDEILLLSADFSLFIVDWLPTRANKEADRLAKKACFYS; this comes from the coding sequence ATGACGACCGCCCAAGTGGTTCATGTCTATGTCGATGCAGCTTGTAACGGGGATCCCGGTACATGCGGATACGGCCTTTTTATGAAGCATCCAAGTGGGCAAGTGGAAAGAGAAATGGAAGTTTCACAGTTAACGCATATCCACGAAGCGGAATTTGCGGCTCTTTATGAAGGGTTGAAATGGGCGAGACGTTTTGGCTATCATCAAGGTCGCTTTTTCACGGATTCGCAACTTGTTTTTGATGCAGTGAATCAGGGAGCGGTGAAACGCTCCCGTTACAAGCATTTTCTGGATGAAATTTTACTATTAAGTGCCGACTTTTCCCTGTTCATCGTGGATTGGCTCCCCACGCGTGCAAACAAAGAAGCCGATCGTTTGGCAAAAAAGGCTTGTTTTTATTCATGA
- the parE gene encoding DNA topoisomerase IV subunit B, which produces MDDIKHTLEYNDDAIQVLEGLEAVRKRPGMYVGSTDTRGLHHLIDEIVDNAVDEAMAGFGEHIEVTLHRDGSVSVSDEGRGMPVGTHRTGRPTPEVVMTVLHAGGKFGQGGYATSGGLHGVGASVVNALSSWLHLTIYRDGHRYEQRFENGGVPVTTLEKKGKTKKTGTLVRFQPDPKVFQAVSFHNETLAERLREAAFLLGGTAITFTDERSDPTQSETFQYETGLEAFVSYLNEDKETLHEVISFDSSNQDIHVTFAFQFNDGYTENILSFVNHVRTRDGGTHEFGMKTALTRALNEHARKLQMIKPKDKNLDGNDIREGLTAVLSVHIPEALLQFEGQTKSKLGTPEARSAIDAFLSDKLGYFFEESPKLSTMLIQKAIKAQQVREAARKAREEARSGKKSRKKEALLSGKLTPAQSKNPQRNELYLVEGDSAGGSAKEGRDRKFQAVLPLRGKVINTEKAKLDDIMKNEEIRTIIYAIGAGAGTDFSFEDCNYDKVVIMTDADTDGAHIQVLLLTFFYRYMRPLVEAGKVFIALPPLYKVEKGSGAKRKMEYAWDEEGLNAAIKTVGKGYTIQRYKGLGEMNPIQLWETTMNPDGRTLIRVNVEDLARADKRVSTLMGDKVEPRRKWIESNVAFGLDEETNIMDNEQMLFAEGEEDYRD; this is translated from the coding sequence GTGGACGACATCAAACACACACTCGAGTATAATGACGACGCCATTCAAGTGCTTGAAGGCTTGGAGGCTGTGCGAAAAAGACCCGGCATGTATGTCGGAAGCACCGATACACGCGGGTTGCATCATCTCATTGATGAAATTGTCGATAATGCCGTTGACGAGGCAATGGCCGGTTTCGGTGAACATATAGAGGTCACCTTGCATAGGGACGGAAGTGTTTCCGTAAGCGATGAAGGCCGCGGCATGCCCGTCGGAACACATCGGACAGGGCGGCCGACGCCTGAAGTGGTCATGACGGTACTGCATGCCGGCGGAAAATTCGGGCAAGGCGGCTATGCGACGAGCGGAGGACTCCATGGTGTGGGCGCTTCCGTTGTGAACGCGTTATCTTCCTGGCTCCATTTAACGATTTACCGGGATGGCCATCGCTATGAACAACGATTTGAAAATGGCGGCGTACCTGTCACAACGCTTGAAAAGAAAGGAAAAACGAAGAAAACAGGGACGCTCGTGCGTTTTCAACCGGATCCGAAAGTGTTTCAAGCCGTTTCCTTCCACAATGAGACATTGGCCGAGCGCTTGCGGGAAGCCGCGTTTCTTTTGGGCGGAACAGCGATTACCTTTACGGATGAACGAAGTGATCCAACACAAAGTGAAACATTCCAATATGAAACGGGACTTGAAGCTTTTGTTTCCTACTTGAACGAAGATAAAGAAACCTTGCATGAAGTCATTTCCTTCGATAGCTCCAATCAAGATATACATGTCACGTTTGCCTTTCAATTTAATGATGGGTACACCGAGAATATTTTATCCTTCGTGAATCACGTTCGCACAAGAGATGGAGGAACGCACGAGTTTGGGATGAAAACCGCCCTCACGCGTGCGTTGAACGAACATGCCCGGAAGCTGCAAATGATCAAGCCAAAAGATAAAAACTTGGACGGAAACGACATTCGTGAAGGGTTAACGGCGGTGTTATCCGTACATATTCCGGAGGCACTTTTGCAATTCGAGGGACAAACGAAAAGCAAACTGGGAACACCGGAAGCCCGTTCCGCCATCGACGCCTTTCTCTCGGATAAACTTGGGTATTTTTTTGAAGAAAGCCCGAAATTGAGCACGATGTTGATCCAAAAAGCCATCAAAGCCCAACAAGTCCGGGAGGCGGCGCGGAAAGCGCGAGAAGAGGCAAGAAGCGGCAAAAAGTCAAGGAAAAAAGAGGCTCTGCTGAGCGGAAAACTAACCCCCGCCCAATCCAAAAACCCGCAGCGAAATGAACTTTATCTCGTGGAAGGGGATTCCGCTGGGGGCTCTGCAAAGGAAGGGAGAGATCGTAAATTCCAGGCGGTTCTTCCCCTGCGCGGCAAAGTGATTAATACCGAAAAAGCGAAGCTCGACGACATCATGAAAAACGAAGAAATCCGCACGATCATCTACGCGATCGGAGCAGGTGCTGGGACGGATTTTTCCTTTGAAGATTGTAACTATGATAAAGTTGTGATCATGACGGATGCAGATACGGATGGTGCGCACATTCAAGTGTTGTTGCTGACGTTTTTTTACCGTTATATGCGACCGCTCGTGGAAGCGGGCAAAGTGTTCATTGCCTTGCCTCCCTTATACAAAGTGGAAAAAGGCAGCGGCGCAAAACGAAAAATGGAGTATGCGTGGGATGAAGAAGGTTTAAACGCGGCGATCAAAACCGTTGGGAAAGGGTACACGATTCAAAGGTACAAAGGTCTCGGCGAGATGAACCCGATCCAGTTATGGGAAACGACAATGAACCCGGATGGGCGCACGCTCATTCGCGTAAACGTTGAAGACCTTGCCAGGGCGGATAAACGCGTATCAACCTTAATGGGAGACAAAGTGGAGCCGAGACGGAAGTGGATCGAATCCAACGTTGCCTTCGGACTTGATGAAGAAACAAATATTATGGACAACGAGCAAATGTTGTTTGCGGAAGGAGAGGAAGACTACCGTGACTGA
- a CDS encoding CoA-binding protein, translating into MTTISNPSQEEIGQILKDAKRIAVVGLSDNPERTSHEVSKVMQEAGYEIIPVNPKVDEVLGEKAVSSLSEIEEPIDIVNVFRRSEFVPAIAEEAAQTDANVFWTQLGVVNKEGYTIAKNSGKIVVMDRCIKVEHRLTQ; encoded by the coding sequence ATGACAACAATTTCTAATCCGTCTCAAGAAGAAATCGGCCAAATATTAAAGGATGCCAAACGCATTGCTGTTGTCGGTTTATCCGATAACCCAGAGCGCACGTCTCACGAAGTTTCAAAAGTGATGCAAGAAGCAGGTTATGAAATTATTCCCGTCAATCCTAAAGTGGATGAAGTTCTTGGGGAAAAAGCGGTTTCCTCGCTTAGTGAAATCGAGGAACCGATTGATATTGTGAATGTGTTTCGACGCAGCGAATTTGTGCCGGCCATTGCCGAAGAAGCCGCGCAAACGGATGCAAATGTTTTTTGGACGCAACTTGGCGTCGTCAACAAGGAAGGGTATACAATAGCAAAAAATAGCGGTAAAATCGTTGTGATGGACCGATGCATTAAAGTGGAGCATCGTTTGACGCAGTGA
- the gpsB gene encoding cell division regulator GpsB, whose translation MPANVQLEAKEILEKEFKTSMKGYNKEEVDQFLDTVIQDYERFREQVDKLEKEVEQLRKMQSSTLTQRSQRSQTEPVEEAPATSRASAADPSAAGSTNYDILKRISNLEKEVFGKKLSE comes from the coding sequence ATGCCAGCAAACGTTCAATTAGAAGCAAAAGAGATCCTTGAAAAAGAATTTAAGACGAGCATGAAAGGTTATAACAAAGAAGAAGTAGATCAATTCTTAGATACGGTCATCCAAGACTATGAACGATTTCGGGAACAGGTTGACAAGTTGGAGAAGGAAGTAGAGCAATTGCGCAAAATGCAATCATCAACCCTTACCCAACGCTCCCAACGCTCGCAAACGGAACCGGTGGAAGAAGCCCCGGCAACGAGCCGGGCATCGGCTGCGGATCCATCAGCGGCCGGGTCAACCAATTATGATATATTAAAGCGTATTTCCAATCTGGAAAAAGAAGTGTTTGGGAAGAAACTATCTGAATGA
- a CDS encoding ABC transporter ATP-binding protein — MITFNDISKTFPGKIEAVKNLHFQVEKGEFFALIGPSGCGKTTSVKMINRLVEPTEGGISIDGKDIRDFNRQELRWNIGYVLQQIGLFPTMTVSENIAVVPEMKKWGKKETRKRIDELLEMVGLNPDTYRNRRPDELSGGEQQRVGVIRALAGDPDILLMDEPFSALDPISREHLQKDVAKLQENIKKTIVFVTHDIEEAMLLADRICLMREGEAVQIGTPSELRHSPADTFVKKFIGDRGLDVWNTPISEVMETNSMHMVGETMIHVPTSPAPLYVFGDQRRFLGRLDPSGNVTTHAPMISPELPLHEVVPAVEASDFDALPVVDNDKLIGILSYRSIVTYIHANRTEAGGLL, encoded by the coding sequence ATGATTACATTCAACGATATATCGAAAACGTTTCCCGGAAAAATCGAAGCGGTAAAAAACCTTCATTTCCAAGTGGAAAAAGGAGAATTTTTTGCCCTCATCGGACCGAGCGGTTGCGGGAAAACAACGAGCGTAAAGATGATCAATCGCCTCGTGGAACCGACAGAGGGGGGCATTTCCATCGATGGAAAAGACATTCGTGATTTTAATCGCCAGGAACTGCGGTGGAATATCGGATATGTGCTGCAACAAATCGGGCTGTTCCCGACGATGACGGTTTCGGAAAATATAGCGGTCGTTCCGGAGATGAAAAAATGGGGGAAAAAGGAAACAAGAAAACGAATCGATGAATTGTTGGAAATGGTCGGATTAAACCCGGATACATATCGAAACCGTCGGCCGGATGAGCTTTCCGGCGGCGAACAACAGCGGGTAGGCGTGATACGAGCGTTGGCCGGGGATCCTGATATTTTGCTTATGGACGAGCCTTTCAGTGCACTTGACCCAATCAGTCGCGAACACTTGCAAAAAGACGTCGCCAAACTTCAGGAGAACATAAAGAAAACCATCGTTTTTGTCACCCATGACATCGAAGAGGCGATGCTGCTTGCTGATCGCATATGTTTGATGAGAGAAGGGGAGGCTGTACAAATTGGAACTCCATCGGAACTTCGACACTCGCCCGCGGACACGTTTGTCAAAAAGTTTATCGGCGATCGTGGCTTGGATGTATGGAACACGCCAATATCAGAAGTGATGGAAACCAACAGCATGCATATGGTCGGAGAGACGATGATTCATGTGCCAACTTCCCCTGCGCCATTATATGTATTTGGCGATCAACGGCGTTTTCTCGGCCGTTTGGACCCGTCGGGAAACGTTACGACCCATGCCCCTATGATTTCCCCGGAGCTCCCTTTGCATGAAGTTGTCCCTGCCGTGGAAGCCTCCGATTTCGATGCGCTTCCCGTTGTTGATAATGACAAACTCATTGGTATATTGAGTTACCGAAGCATTGTCACATACATCCACGCCAACCGAACGGAAGCGGGGGGATTATTATGA
- a CDS encoding THUMP domain-containing class I SAM-dependent RNA methyltransferase: protein MGAYTYIATATMGLESLVAKEVQKLGYETTVENGKVMFEGDEKALCRANLWLRTADRVKLKIGGFTATSFDELFEGTKALPWEAIIPVYGTFPVVGRSVKSQLYSVPDCQRIVKKAVVERLKQTYNQSWFNEDGPLFKIEVALLKDEVTLTIDTTGDGLHKRGYRRLHGEAPLKETLATAMIQLTNWQPDSDMAFLDPFCGSGTIPIEAALMAKNIAPGLERGFQSEQWPLIDEKTWAEAREEARDLARNTIRPAIYGSDRNREMTALAAENATLAGVKEIEWRTKNVKDLQRLAERGALVCNPPYGTRLEEKDTIRTLYETLGRVSTNYFQGWSVYVLTANEQFEQFYGQKATKKRKLFNGNIKTDYYQFWAKR from the coding sequence ATGGGAGCATATACATATATTGCAACGGCAACGATGGGACTTGAAAGCCTCGTTGCCAAAGAAGTGCAAAAGCTCGGATACGAAACGACGGTTGAAAACGGAAAAGTGATGTTTGAAGGGGACGAAAAGGCTCTTTGCCGGGCAAATCTTTGGTTAAGGACGGCAGATCGGGTGAAACTTAAAATCGGGGGCTTCACTGCGACATCTTTTGATGAATTGTTTGAGGGAACGAAGGCCTTGCCGTGGGAAGCAATTATCCCCGTCTACGGCACTTTTCCCGTTGTCGGACGCTCGGTGAAATCCCAACTTTACAGCGTCCCCGATTGTCAACGAATCGTGAAAAAAGCGGTTGTGGAGCGTTTGAAACAAACGTATAACCAATCATGGTTTAATGAAGATGGCCCTCTTTTTAAAATTGAGGTCGCGCTGTTAAAAGATGAAGTCACTCTTACGATCGACACGACAGGAGACGGGTTGCATAAGCGGGGATACCGGCGCCTGCATGGCGAAGCACCGCTAAAAGAAACGTTGGCTACTGCCATGATTCAATTAACGAATTGGCAACCCGATTCCGATATGGCATTCCTTGACCCTTTCTGCGGTTCCGGAACGATTCCGATTGAAGCCGCGCTGATGGCTAAAAACATCGCTCCCGGCTTGGAACGGGGGTTTCAGTCTGAGCAATGGCCGTTGATTGACGAAAAGACATGGGCAGAGGCGAGGGAAGAAGCCCGTGACCTTGCCCGAAACACGATTCGCCCCGCCATATACGGAAGCGATCGGAATCGAGAAATGACAGCACTTGCCGCTGAGAATGCAACGCTCGCAGGCGTTAAAGAGATTGAGTGGAGAACGAAAAACGTGAAAGACCTTCAGCGCTTGGCCGAACGCGGAGCACTAGTTTGCAACCCTCCTTATGGGACGAGACTGGAGGAGAAGGATACCATTCGTACCCTTTATGAAACCCTCGGCCGTGTGAGCACGAATTATTTTCAAGGTTGGTCCGTGTACGTACTTACCGCAAACGAACAGTTTGAACAATTTTATGGACAGAAGGCCACAAAAAAACGAAAGTTGTTTAACGGAAACATAAAAACCGACTATTATCAGTTTTGGGCGAAAAGATAA